A portion of the Blastopirellula sediminis genome contains these proteins:
- a CDS encoding HNH endonuclease, translating to MSSADSTLACNQKKNDDVESRVRAITDLLERALAQDPESFSVSTAMAVGSYDPQQLDQAKQAVYRKVIVRAWEDGQLTPDEQETARWIAEKLELPEGEYTAIELELAKKQFASALSRAMADGVLDADDQRRLQKISDTIGMPMSTFAGVFFQAEGEKFLRGMFLEAIADNHLMSEEWASLLSSADKLGISHQEFLQAIRFQAREFVEHVIVDAKADGVISPHEEETMVWLLQQLEMPSDFCQYAVGEMARLKSRVEGSPALEVMTISRDLRDRIWRKYNGRCGACGAGNYLEMVRIIPKAMGGGDDEANIQLLCRRCVGQTHA from the coding sequence GTGTCTTCAGCCGATTCGACGCTGGCCTGCAATCAGAAGAAGAATGACGACGTAGAGTCGCGCGTACGTGCGATTACCGATCTTCTCGAAAGAGCGCTGGCCCAAGACCCGGAATCGTTCTCGGTGTCGACCGCCATGGCGGTCGGTTCGTACGATCCGCAGCAACTCGACCAGGCGAAGCAGGCCGTCTATCGCAAAGTGATTGTGCGAGCCTGGGAAGATGGCCAGTTGACTCCGGACGAACAGGAGACGGCTCGCTGGATCGCCGAAAAGCTGGAACTTCCGGAAGGGGAGTACACGGCGATTGAGCTGGAATTGGCGAAGAAGCAATTTGCGTCGGCGCTGAGCCGCGCGATGGCGGACGGCGTGCTCGACGCCGACGATCAGCGACGTTTGCAAAAGATCAGCGACACGATCGGCATGCCGATGTCGACCTTCGCCGGCGTCTTCTTCCAGGCCGAGGGAGAGAAGTTTCTCCGCGGCATGTTTTTGGAAGCGATCGCTGACAATCATTTGATGAGCGAAGAGTGGGCCTCGCTCCTCAGTTCGGCCGACAAGTTGGGAATCTCGCATCAGGAGTTCCTGCAAGCGATTCGCTTTCAAGCCCGCGAGTTCGTCGAGCATGTGATCGTCGACGCCAAAGCGGACGGAGTGATCTCGCCGCACGAAGAGGAGACGATGGTTTGGCTGCTCCAGCAACTGGAAATGCCGAGCGACTTCTGCCAGTACGCGGTGGGAGAGATGGCCCGCTTGAAATCGCGCGTCGAAGGTTCGCCTGCGCTCGAAGTGATGACGATCTCACGCGATTTGCGCGATCGCATTTGGCGAAAATACAACGGCCGCTGCGGCGCCTGCGGCGCGGGCAACTATCTGGAGATGGTCCGGATCATCCCGAAGGCGATGGGGGGCGGAGATGACGAAGCCAACATTCAACTGCTCTGTCGTCGCTGCGTGGGGCAGACGCACGCGTAA